The Ooceraea biroi isolate clonal line C1 chromosome 1, Obir_v5.4, whole genome shotgun sequence genome has a window encoding:
- the LOC105280405 gene encoding protein smoothened isoform X2 — MKSLQWTLCFTSLLLHGWSMKLEHGFVASNDGENNTWKDVQLKHRIKDSSYLLNNYPMEELSPDVSVCRKPAKCIPLHKNSCMGTKLPYSTTTLNLIPESVTQDIIEERLYLLQALKHVPKCWAVVQPFLCSIFMPKCVNNTVELPSQEMCKMVSGPCRLLLNHTIWPSFAKCDNAKLFPRLCKNDVRELKFNTSGKCLKPLVPTDNALSIFDGVEGCGTQCYDPLYTSDEHSQIHSFIAWAAGICCAFNLFAILTFLIDWRSANKYPSLEIFYINGCFMVSCIGWLAQFAGSREVIVCRKDGTLRMGEPSGENLSCVVVFVLVYYFLMAAMVWFVILTYTVHSKALRKMGDRIDKKGAYFHLIAWCLPLVLTVTIMALGEIDGNSVTGICFVGYVNHMVRVWFVLGPVFVVVLVGGYFLHRGTYYFLSRTFTINNVALTITMYSNNNRILNFCILNAFCNNANWLYTLICYKISCPEISKEMSSKIRHNIVRIGVFSMSVLAAVIVTFYCHVYEIQYSWQWKQSFRDYMICAITTKYSDISECKMDVRPSMGKLQLHLFALFFTGILMSSWVWTSSTVDTWCRFLRRIFKHETEEVPIRLSKHKLIARLFANRKTFNKAGRLSISFHNAHEDPVGLNFGLSSAASQDLSSTWAAALPKLMTRRGALVDGTTGSVSSNRRNSVDSEISYSYKCVSMESRRNSLDSQISVQIAQVTRKVAGRSRGRRGKSRRDFGKSRSRSKIDPPSRRDSTTSQDSQLMTQISVPVPNMGRRLGNAGLEERALDSKVIDIKNAGMLLPFLFPRERTGSDENLSSEDKKHQDIADQNVDETGNMEKEDEPDSTSEDSQPEEEMKMLDLEEAHERNKSKSSNKNCKVYNHEVDRRNRESSHRSKYVVQHEAILKQLLQEANDLKAKNENEEEVYKKAVIGDLNSSLASCRPELTRLLQNDGQTNAREIATQTSLPLDILEMEELKQSIDEIINSRHCSSKGTQISPQLKKSKNII, encoded by the exons ATGAAATCTCTGCAATGGACACTCTGCTTCACCAGCTTGCTGCTTCATGGGTGGTCCATGAAACTGGAACATGGATTTGTAGCTAGCAATGACGGTGAAAATAACACGTGGAAGGATGTGCAGTTGAAGCACAGAATCAAGGACTCCAGTTATCTACTGAATAATTATCCCATGGAGGAATTGTCGCCGGATGTTTCGGTCTGTCGCAAACCTGCGAAATGCATTCCATTGCATAAAAATAGTTGCATGGGTACGAAGTTACCTTATTCGACTACCACATTGAATCTTATACCGGAAAGTGTAACTCAAGACATTATCGAG GAAAGATTGTACCTGTTACAAGCCTTGAAACATGTACCAAAATGCTGGGCCGTCGTTCAACCATTTTTATGCTCGATATTCATGCCAAAATGCGTCAACAATACGGTTGAATTGCCGTCTCAAGAGATGTGCAAAATGGTGTCCGGACCTTGCAGGCTGCTGCTTAATCACACCATATGGCCAAGTTTCGCAAAATGTGacaatgcaaaattatttccgCGATTATGCAAGAATGACGTCAGGGAGTTGAAATTTAATACTTCGGGCAAATGTTTGAAGCCTCTCGTACCTACTGACAATGCCCTTTCGATCTTTGATGGGGTGGAAGGCTGTGGAACACAATGTTACGATCCATTGTACACGTCCGACGAGCATAGTCAAATACATTCGTTTATTGCATGGGCTGCAGGCATCTGCTGTGCCTTCAACCTTTTTGCCATA CTGACATTTTTGATAGATTGGAGGAGCGCTAATAAGTATCCGTCtcttgagatattttatataaatggtTGTTTCATGGTGTCTTGCATCGGCTGGCTAGCTCAATTTGCTGGTAGCAGGGAGGTAATTGTGTGTCGCAAGGATGGAACATTAAGAATGGGCGAACCAAG CGGAGAAAATTTGTCTTGCGTTGTCGTCTTCGTTCTCgtgtattattttttgatgGCAGCGATGGTATGGTTCGTCATATTGACTTACACTGTGCACAGCAAGGCGCTTCGTAAGATGGGAGATCGGATAGACAAAAAGGGTGCTTACTTCCATTTAATCGCCTGGTGTTTACCACTTGTCTTAACAGTCACGATCATGGCATTAGGCGAAATTGACGGTAACAGCGTGACGGGAATATGTTTCGTGGGTTACGTTAATCACATGGTGAGAGTGTGGTTTGTGCTAGGACCGGTTTTTGTTGTTGTACTCGTCGGGGGATACTTCTTGCACAGAGGTACGTATTATTTCTTATCACGTACATTTACGATTAATAATGTAGCATTGACGATAACAAtgtatagtaataataatagaatattaaatttttgtattttaaatgcATTCTGTAATAATGCAAACT GGCTCTACACGCTGATTTGCTATAAAATCAGCTGTCCAGAAATATCTAAGGAGATGAGTTCAAAGATAAGGCATAACATTGTCAGGATAGGAGTGTTCTCTATGTCCGTTCTTGCTGCAGTTATTGTAACATTCTATTGTCACGTTTACGAGATTCAGTATTCCTGGCAATGGAAGCAAAGTTTTAGAGATTACATGAT ATGCGCAATAACGACAAAGTATTCGGACATATCTGAATGTAAAATGGATGTAAGACCCAGCATGGGTAAATTGCAATTACATTTGTTCGCACTATTCTTCACTGGCATTCTCATGTCTTCATGGGTTTGGACTAGTTCGACCGTAGATACATGGTGCAGATTCCTAAGGAG GATCTTTAAACATGAGACCGAAGAGGTTCCTATAAGACTGAGTAAGCACAAACTTATCGCGCGTTTATTCGCAAACCGAAAAACGTTCAACAAGGCCGGACGTTTGTCCATAAGTTTTCATAATGCCCACGAGGATCCGGTTGGACTGAATTTCGGTCTCAGCTCCGCGGCATCGCAAGACTTAAGTTCCACTTGGGCAGCCGCCCTGCCCAAGTTAATGACACGAAGGGGTGCGCTGGTCGACGGTACTACTGGATCAGTATCTAGTAATAGGAGAAATTCGGTCGACTCCGAAATCAGTTACAGCTACAAATGTGTATCTATGGAATCCAGACGGAACTCGTTGGATTCACAGATATCGGTGCAAATTGCACAGGTGACACGCAAAGTTGCCGGTCGGTCTCGCGGCCGCCGCGGGAAGAGCAGAAGAGACTTTGGGAAGTCCCGATCAAGAAGCAAAATCGATCCACCGTCTAGAAGAGACAGTACTACCTCCCAAGACAGTCAGTTAATGACGCAGATATCGGTTCCAGTGCCCAATATGGGCAGGAGACTTGGAAATGCTGGGCTTGAAGAACGAGCTTTAGACTCGAAGGTTATCGATATCAAGAATGCGGGTATGCTGTTACCCTTTTTATTTCCGAGGGAACGGACCGGTAGCGACGAGAATTTGAGCAGCGAGGACAAGAAGCATCAAGATATAGCTGATCAGAACGTTGACGAGACGGGCAACATGGAGAAGGAGGACGAACCGGACAGTACCAGCGAGGACAGTCAGCCGGAAGAAGAAATGAAGATGCTGGATTTGGAGGAGGCGCATGAGCGTAACAAGAGTAAAAGTAGCAATAAGAATTGTAAAGTTTACAATCACGAGGTTGACAGAAGAAATCGAGAAAGCAGCCATAGAAGCAAATACGTCGTACAGCACGAAGCTATATTGAAGCAGTTGCTTCAAGAGGCTAACGATCTGAAGGCAAAGAACGAAAACGAGGAAGAAGTATATAAGAAAGCTGTGATAGGTGACTTGAACTCTAGTCTCGCCTCATGTCGCCCGGAATTAACTAGATTATTGCAAAACGATGGGCAGACTAACGCCAGAGAGATAGCGACGCAGACTTCGCTGCCGCTCGACATACTGGAGATGGAAGAACTGAAACAGAGTATCGACGAGATAATCAATAGTAGACACTGTAGTTCGAAGGGAACACAAATATCGCCGCAGCTTAAGAAGAGTAAGAACATTATATAA
- the LOC105280405 gene encoding protein smoothened isoform X5, translating to MFFTYFDFQERLYLLQALKHVPKCWAVVQPFLCSIFMPKCVNNTVELPSQEMCKMVSGPCRLLLNHTIWPSFAKCDNAKLFPRLCKNDVRELKFNTSGKCLKPLVPTDNALSIFDGVEGCGTQCYDPLYTSDEHSQIHSFIAWAAGICCAFNLFAILTFLIDWRSANKYPSLEIFYINGCFMVSCIGWLAQFAGSREVIVCRKDGTLRMGEPSGENLSCVVVFVLVYYFLMAAMVWFVILTYTVHSKALRKMGDRIDKKGAYFHLIAWCLPLVLTVTIMALGEIDGNSVTGICFVGYVNHMVRVWFVLGPVFVVVLVGGYFLHRGTYYFLSRTFTINNVALTITMYSNNNRILNFCILNAFCNNANWLYTLICYKISCPEISKEMSSKIRHNIVRIGVFSMSVLAAVIVTFYCHVYEIQYSWQWKQSFRDYMICAITTKYSDISECKMDVRPSMGKLQLHLFALFFTGILMSSWVWTSSTVDTWCRFLRSVRSFFVHRIFKHETEEVPIRLSKHKLIARLFANRKTFNKAGRLSISFHNAHEDPVGLNFGLSSAASQDLSSTWAAALPKLMTRRGALVDGTTGSVSSNRRNSVDSEISYSYKCVSMESRRNSLDSQISVQIAQVTRKVAGRSRGRRGKSRRDFGKSRSRSKIDPPSRRDSTTSQDSQLMTQISVPVPNMGRRLGNAGLEERALDSKVIDIKNAGMLLPFLFPRERTGSDENLSSEDKKHQDIADQNVDETGNMEKEDEPDSTSEDSQPEEEMKMLDLEEAHERNKSKSSNKNCKVYNHEVDRRNRESSHRSKYVVQHEAILKQLLQEANDLKAKNENEEEVYKKAVIGDLNSSLASCRPELTRLLQNDGQTNAREIATQTSLPLDILEMEELKQSIDEIINSRHCSSKGTQISPQLKKSKNII from the exons atgttttttacatattttgacTTTCAGGAAAGATTGTACCTGTTACAAGCCTTGAAACATGTACCAAAATGCTGGGCCGTCGTTCAACCATTTTTATGCTCGATATTCATGCCAAAATGCGTCAACAATACGGTTGAATTGCCGTCTCAAGAGATGTGCAAAATGGTGTCCGGACCTTGCAGGCTGCTGCTTAATCACACCATATGGCCAAGTTTCGCAAAATGTGacaatgcaaaattatttccgCGATTATGCAAGAATGACGTCAGGGAGTTGAAATTTAATACTTCGGGCAAATGTTTGAAGCCTCTCGTACCTACTGACAATGCCCTTTCGATCTTTGATGGGGTGGAAGGCTGTGGAACACAATGTTACGATCCATTGTACACGTCCGACGAGCATAGTCAAATACATTCGTTTATTGCATGGGCTGCAGGCATCTGCTGTGCCTTCAACCTTTTTGCCATA CTGACATTTTTGATAGATTGGAGGAGCGCTAATAAGTATCCGTCtcttgagatattttatataaatggtTGTTTCATGGTGTCTTGCATCGGCTGGCTAGCTCAATTTGCTGGTAGCAGGGAGGTAATTGTGTGTCGCAAGGATGGAACATTAAGAATGGGCGAACCAAG CGGAGAAAATTTGTCTTGCGTTGTCGTCTTCGTTCTCgtgtattattttttgatgGCAGCGATGGTATGGTTCGTCATATTGACTTACACTGTGCACAGCAAGGCGCTTCGTAAGATGGGAGATCGGATAGACAAAAAGGGTGCTTACTTCCATTTAATCGCCTGGTGTTTACCACTTGTCTTAACAGTCACGATCATGGCATTAGGCGAAATTGACGGTAACAGCGTGACGGGAATATGTTTCGTGGGTTACGTTAATCACATGGTGAGAGTGTGGTTTGTGCTAGGACCGGTTTTTGTTGTTGTACTCGTCGGGGGATACTTCTTGCACAGAGGTACGTATTATTTCTTATCACGTACATTTACGATTAATAATGTAGCATTGACGATAACAAtgtatagtaataataatagaatattaaatttttgtattttaaatgcATTCTGTAATAATGCAAACT GGCTCTACACGCTGATTTGCTATAAAATCAGCTGTCCAGAAATATCTAAGGAGATGAGTTCAAAGATAAGGCATAACATTGTCAGGATAGGAGTGTTCTCTATGTCCGTTCTTGCTGCAGTTATTGTAACATTCTATTGTCACGTTTACGAGATTCAGTATTCCTGGCAATGGAAGCAAAGTTTTAGAGATTACATGAT ATGCGCAATAACGACAAAGTATTCGGACATATCTGAATGTAAAATGGATGTAAGACCCAGCATGGGTAAATTGCAATTACATTTGTTCGCACTATTCTTCACTGGCATTCTCATGTCTTCATGGGTTTGGACTAGTTCGACCGTAGATACATGGTGCAGATTCCTAAGGAG CGTGCGCTCCTTCTTTGTTCACAGGATCTTTAAACATGAGACCGAAGAGGTTCCTATAAGACTGAGTAAGCACAAACTTATCGCGCGTTTATTCGCAAACCGAAAAACGTTCAACAAGGCCGGACGTTTGTCCATAAGTTTTCATAATGCCCACGAGGATCCGGTTGGACTGAATTTCGGTCTCAGCTCCGCGGCATCGCAAGACTTAAGTTCCACTTGGGCAGCCGCCCTGCCCAAGTTAATGACACGAAGGGGTGCGCTGGTCGACGGTACTACTGGATCAGTATCTAGTAATAGGAGAAATTCGGTCGACTCCGAAATCAGTTACAGCTACAAATGTGTATCTATGGAATCCAGACGGAACTCGTTGGATTCACAGATATCGGTGCAAATTGCACAGGTGACACGCAAAGTTGCCGGTCGGTCTCGCGGCCGCCGCGGGAAGAGCAGAAGAGACTTTGGGAAGTCCCGATCAAGAAGCAAAATCGATCCACCGTCTAGAAGAGACAGTACTACCTCCCAAGACAGTCAGTTAATGACGCAGATATCGGTTCCAGTGCCCAATATGGGCAGGAGACTTGGAAATGCTGGGCTTGAAGAACGAGCTTTAGACTCGAAGGTTATCGATATCAAGAATGCGGGTATGCTGTTACCCTTTTTATTTCCGAGGGAACGGACCGGTAGCGACGAGAATTTGAGCAGCGAGGACAAGAAGCATCAAGATATAGCTGATCAGAACGTTGACGAGACGGGCAACATGGAGAAGGAGGACGAACCGGACAGTACCAGCGAGGACAGTCAGCCGGAAGAAGAAATGAAGATGCTGGATTTGGAGGAGGCGCATGAGCGTAACAAGAGTAAAAGTAGCAATAAGAATTGTAAAGTTTACAATCACGAGGTTGACAGAAGAAATCGAGAAAGCAGCCATAGAAGCAAATACGTCGTACAGCACGAAGCTATATTGAAGCAGTTGCTTCAAGAGGCTAACGATCTGAAGGCAAAGAACGAAAACGAGGAAGAAGTATATAAGAAAGCTGTGATAGGTGACTTGAACTCTAGTCTCGCCTCATGTCGCCCGGAATTAACTAGATTATTGCAAAACGATGGGCAGACTAACGCCAGAGAGATAGCGACGCAGACTTCGCTGCCGCTCGACATACTGGAGATGGAAGAACTGAAACAGAGTATCGACGAGATAATCAATAGTAGACACTGTAGTTCGAAGGGAACACAAATATCGCCGCAGCTTAAGAAGAGTAAGAACATTATATAA
- the LOC105280405 gene encoding protein smoothened isoform X6, protein MPKCVNNTVELPSQEMCKMVSGPCRLLLNHTIWPSFAKCDNAKLFPRLCKNDVRELKFNTSGKCLKPLVPTDNALSIFDGVEGCGTQCYDPLYTSDEHSQIHSFIAWAAGICCAFNLFAILTFLIDWRSANKYPSLEIFYINGCFMVSCIGWLAQFAGSREVIVCRKDGTLRMGEPSGENLSCVVVFVLVYYFLMAAMVWFVILTYTVHSKALRKMGDRIDKKGAYFHLIAWCLPLVLTVTIMALGEIDGNSVTGICFVGYVNHMVRVWFVLGPVFVVVLVGGYFLHRGTYYFLSRTFTINNVALTITMYSNNNRILNFCILNAFCNNANWLYTLICYKISCPEISKEMSSKIRHNIVRIGVFSMSVLAAVIVTFYCHVYEIQYSWQWKQSFRDYMICAITTKYSDISECKMDVRPSMGKLQLHLFALFFTGILMSSWVWTSSTVDTWCRFLRSVRSFFVHRIFKHETEEVPIRLSKHKLIARLFANRKTFNKAGRLSISFHNAHEDPVGLNFGLSSAASQDLSSTWAAALPKLMTRRGALVDGTTGSVSSNRRNSVDSEISYSYKCVSMESRRNSLDSQISVQIAQVTRKVAGRSRGRRGKSRRDFGKSRSRSKIDPPSRRDSTTSQDSQLMTQISVPVPNMGRRLGNAGLEERALDSKVIDIKNAGMLLPFLFPRERTGSDENLSSEDKKHQDIADQNVDETGNMEKEDEPDSTSEDSQPEEEMKMLDLEEAHERNKSKSSNKNCKVYNHEVDRRNRESSHRSKYVVQHEAILKQLLQEANDLKAKNENEEEVYKKAVIGDLNSSLASCRPELTRLLQNDGQTNAREIATQTSLPLDILEMEELKQSIDEIINSRHCSSKGTQISPQLKKSKNII, encoded by the exons ATGCCAAAATGCGTCAACAATACGGTTGAATTGCCGTCTCAAGAGATGTGCAAAATGGTGTCCGGACCTTGCAGGCTGCTGCTTAATCACACCATATGGCCAAGTTTCGCAAAATGTGacaatgcaaaattatttccgCGATTATGCAAGAATGACGTCAGGGAGTTGAAATTTAATACTTCGGGCAAATGTTTGAAGCCTCTCGTACCTACTGACAATGCCCTTTCGATCTTTGATGGGGTGGAAGGCTGTGGAACACAATGTTACGATCCATTGTACACGTCCGACGAGCATAGTCAAATACATTCGTTTATTGCATGGGCTGCAGGCATCTGCTGTGCCTTCAACCTTTTTGCCATA CTGACATTTTTGATAGATTGGAGGAGCGCTAATAAGTATCCGTCtcttgagatattttatataaatggtTGTTTCATGGTGTCTTGCATCGGCTGGCTAGCTCAATTTGCTGGTAGCAGGGAGGTAATTGTGTGTCGCAAGGATGGAACATTAAGAATGGGCGAACCAAG CGGAGAAAATTTGTCTTGCGTTGTCGTCTTCGTTCTCgtgtattattttttgatgGCAGCGATGGTATGGTTCGTCATATTGACTTACACTGTGCACAGCAAGGCGCTTCGTAAGATGGGAGATCGGATAGACAAAAAGGGTGCTTACTTCCATTTAATCGCCTGGTGTTTACCACTTGTCTTAACAGTCACGATCATGGCATTAGGCGAAATTGACGGTAACAGCGTGACGGGAATATGTTTCGTGGGTTACGTTAATCACATGGTGAGAGTGTGGTTTGTGCTAGGACCGGTTTTTGTTGTTGTACTCGTCGGGGGATACTTCTTGCACAGAGGTACGTATTATTTCTTATCACGTACATTTACGATTAATAATGTAGCATTGACGATAACAAtgtatagtaataataatagaatattaaatttttgtattttaaatgcATTCTGTAATAATGCAAACT GGCTCTACACGCTGATTTGCTATAAAATCAGCTGTCCAGAAATATCTAAGGAGATGAGTTCAAAGATAAGGCATAACATTGTCAGGATAGGAGTGTTCTCTATGTCCGTTCTTGCTGCAGTTATTGTAACATTCTATTGTCACGTTTACGAGATTCAGTATTCCTGGCAATGGAAGCAAAGTTTTAGAGATTACATGAT ATGCGCAATAACGACAAAGTATTCGGACATATCTGAATGTAAAATGGATGTAAGACCCAGCATGGGTAAATTGCAATTACATTTGTTCGCACTATTCTTCACTGGCATTCTCATGTCTTCATGGGTTTGGACTAGTTCGACCGTAGATACATGGTGCAGATTCCTAAGGAG CGTGCGCTCCTTCTTTGTTCACAGGATCTTTAAACATGAGACCGAAGAGGTTCCTATAAGACTGAGTAAGCACAAACTTATCGCGCGTTTATTCGCAAACCGAAAAACGTTCAACAAGGCCGGACGTTTGTCCATAAGTTTTCATAATGCCCACGAGGATCCGGTTGGACTGAATTTCGGTCTCAGCTCCGCGGCATCGCAAGACTTAAGTTCCACTTGGGCAGCCGCCCTGCCCAAGTTAATGACACGAAGGGGTGCGCTGGTCGACGGTACTACTGGATCAGTATCTAGTAATAGGAGAAATTCGGTCGACTCCGAAATCAGTTACAGCTACAAATGTGTATCTATGGAATCCAGACGGAACTCGTTGGATTCACAGATATCGGTGCAAATTGCACAGGTGACACGCAAAGTTGCCGGTCGGTCTCGCGGCCGCCGCGGGAAGAGCAGAAGAGACTTTGGGAAGTCCCGATCAAGAAGCAAAATCGATCCACCGTCTAGAAGAGACAGTACTACCTCCCAAGACAGTCAGTTAATGACGCAGATATCGGTTCCAGTGCCCAATATGGGCAGGAGACTTGGAAATGCTGGGCTTGAAGAACGAGCTTTAGACTCGAAGGTTATCGATATCAAGAATGCGGGTATGCTGTTACCCTTTTTATTTCCGAGGGAACGGACCGGTAGCGACGAGAATTTGAGCAGCGAGGACAAGAAGCATCAAGATATAGCTGATCAGAACGTTGACGAGACGGGCAACATGGAGAAGGAGGACGAACCGGACAGTACCAGCGAGGACAGTCAGCCGGAAGAAGAAATGAAGATGCTGGATTTGGAGGAGGCGCATGAGCGTAACAAGAGTAAAAGTAGCAATAAGAATTGTAAAGTTTACAATCACGAGGTTGACAGAAGAAATCGAGAAAGCAGCCATAGAAGCAAATACGTCGTACAGCACGAAGCTATATTGAAGCAGTTGCTTCAAGAGGCTAACGATCTGAAGGCAAAGAACGAAAACGAGGAAGAAGTATATAAGAAAGCTGTGATAGGTGACTTGAACTCTAGTCTCGCCTCATGTCGCCCGGAATTAACTAGATTATTGCAAAACGATGGGCAGACTAACGCCAGAGAGATAGCGACGCAGACTTCGCTGCCGCTCGACATACTGGAGATGGAAGAACTGAAACAGAGTATCGACGAGATAATCAATAGTAGACACTGTAGTTCGAAGGGAACACAAATATCGCCGCAGCTTAAGAAGAGTAAGAACATTATATAA